The Thomasclavelia ramosa DSM 1402 genome includes a region encoding these proteins:
- a CDS encoding M18 family aminopeptidase, with translation MDKQISQELVTFIKQSPTAFHAVANMQNILIEHGYEELLEGQTWQIKKGGHYFVTRNNSSIIAFNLGENLDNYSFNVAASHSDSPTFKVKENAEIEIKGKYTQLNTEGYGGMLCATWFDRPLSIAGRVLVQEGDNYVTKLVNIDRDLVMIPNVAIHMNRTVNDGYAYNKQVDMLPLFGGSETKPGDLKKLIADELGVDVETIYGTDLYLYNRMEPSIWGANEEFISCPQLDDLQCAYTSLQGFLKGANKQSINVFACFDNEEVGSGTKQGAGSTFLYDAMRRINNALGKGEEEYYRALASSFMLSADNAHAVHPNHPAKTDVNNCVYMNEGIVVKSHAGQKYTSDAVSIAVFKGLCKKAGVPVQFFSNRSDTAGGSTLGNIAMVQVSMNSVDIGLPQLAMHSSYETAGVKDTAYMIKVMEEFFNSHIEEMSGHILKVTK, from the coding sequence ATGGATAAACAAATATCACAGGAATTAGTAACTTTTATTAAGCAAAGCCCAACTGCTTTTCATGCTGTAGCTAATATGCAGAACATTTTAATTGAACATGGGTATGAAGAATTATTAGAAGGACAAACGTGGCAAATTAAGAAGGGTGGTCATTACTTTGTCACTAGAAATAATTCCAGCATTATTGCTTTTAATCTTGGTGAGAATTTAGATAATTATAGTTTTAATGTTGCTGCATCACATAGTGATTCACCAACTTTTAAAGTCAAAGAGAATGCTGAAATTGAAATAAAAGGTAAGTATACGCAATTAAATACAGAGGGTTATGGTGGGATGTTATGTGCTACCTGGTTTGATCGCCCATTATCTATTGCAGGTAGGGTTTTAGTTCAAGAAGGTGATAACTATGTTACCAAACTAGTAAATATTGATCGAGATCTAGTAATGATTCCGAATGTTGCAATTCACATGAATCGTACTGTCAATGATGGTTATGCTTATAATAAACAAGTTGATATGTTACCGTTATTTGGTGGATCTGAAACTAAACCAGGAGATTTAAAGAAACTGATTGCTGATGAATTAGGTGTTGATGTTGAAACTATTTATGGAACAGATCTATATTTATATAATCGCATGGAACCATCAATTTGGGGAGCTAATGAAGAATTTATTTCATGTCCACAACTAGATGATTTACAATGTGCATATACTTCATTACAAGGTTTTCTCAAGGGAGCAAATAAGCAATCAATCAATGTATTTGCCTGTTTTGATAACGAAGAAGTAGGTTCAGGTACTAAACAGGGTGCAGGATCAACATTTTTATATGATGCTATGCGTAGAATCAACAATGCTTTAGGAAAAGGTGAAGAAGAATATTATCGGGCATTGGCTTCAAGCTTTATGTTAAGTGCTGATAATGCTCATGCTGTACACCCAAATCATCCTGCGAAAACAGATGTTAATAATTGTGTTTATATGAATGAGGGTATTGTTGTAAAATCTCATGCTGGTCAAAAATATACTAGTGATGCAGTTAGTATAGCTGTTTTTAAGGGATTATGTAAAAAGGCTGGAGTTCCAGTACAATTTTTCTCTAATCGCAGTGATACTGCTGGTGGTAGCACGTTAGGTAATATTGCAATGGTACAAGTTTCAATGAACAGTGTTGATATAGGATTACCTCAATTAGCAATGCATTCATCTTATGAAACAGCTGGTGTCAAAGATACTGCTTATATGATTAAAGTGATGGAAGAATTCTTTAATAGTCATATTGAAGAAATGAGTGGACATATTTTAAAGGTTACTAAATAA
- a CDS encoding PTS sugar transporter subunit IIB translates to MDEFYQDLLEPVVYRWVKTHEHIKVCENQCTLCIDGSNSTGIISFHNEGIVELSVKNKDSDEILFYLHFQMHDFKSTMDQFNTFFNYLCLPTIKLGESIFNNVNTNKILLSCSGGLTTSYFAYSMQEIFKRQGLDIVVDAVGYMEIDKVIDDYDMVLLAPQVAYLLPQLKNKYGNKIFIIDSLDFATNDFNAIIKKAVN, encoded by the coding sequence ATGGATGAATTTTATCAAGATTTATTAGAACCGGTTGTTTATCGCTGGGTTAAGACGCATGAACATATCAAAGTCTGTGAAAATCAATGCACTCTATGTATTGATGGAAGTAACAGTACCGGAATAATCAGTTTTCATAATGAGGGAATCGTTGAATTGAGTGTAAAGAATAAAGATAGTGATGAAATACTGTTTTATTTACATTTTCAAATGCATGATTTTAAATCTACAATGGATCAATTTAATACATTTTTTAATTATCTTTGTTTACCCACAATTAAGCTTGGTGAGAGCATTTTCAATAATGTAAATACTAATAAAATTTTACTTAGTTGTAGTGGCGGTCTGACAACTTCATATTTTGCTTATTCAATGCAGGAAATTTTTAAACGTCAGGGCTTGGATATAGTTGTTGATGCGGTAGGATATATGGAAATTGATAAAGTTATTGATGATTATGATATGGTTTTATTAGCACCACAAGTTGCTTATTTACTGCCACAGTTGAAAAATAAATATGGAAATAAGATTTTTATTATTGATTCGCTAGATTTTGCAACGAATGATTTTAATGCCATTATAAAAAAAGCAGTTAATTAA
- a CDS encoding amino acid permease has translation MSNSKKIVWYNLAFMAFSTVWGFGNVVNGFVYFNGVQVIFSWIMMFALYFVPYALMVGELGSAFKNAGGGVSSWIQETLGPKLAYYAGWTYWVVHMPYIASKASGGLKALSWVLFQNSSFYDSLDIRLVQIITLVVFLVFAWVASRGLNPLKSLATIAGSSMFVMSILFIILMMAAPALNPNGGYQTIDWSFKNLIPSFRLEYFTSLSILVFAVGGCEKISPYVNKVENPSKGFPKGMIALAIMVIICAILGTISMGMMFNVAEINANFDSYVANGAYWSFQKLGEYYGIGNTFLIVYAVCNMVGQLSTLVISIDAPLRMLLDNENARQFIPAKLLKKNDKGAYTNGILLVVAIVTPLILIPALGIGSVTAFLKFLTQLNSVCMPLRYLWVFIAYIALRKAIDKFPAEYRFTKSQFFAKFFGWWCFIVTAACCALGMFKGSAFEIAMNIITPIILVGLGAIMPALAKRGKTSQ, from the coding sequence ATGTCAAATTCGAAGAAAATCGTTTGGTATAACTTAGCCTTTATGGCCTTTTCGACTGTTTGGGGATTCGGAAATGTGGTTAATGGTTTTGTATACTTTAACGGAGTCCAAGTAATTTTTAGTTGGATCATGATGTTTGCACTATACTTCGTACCATATGCATTAATGGTAGGAGAGTTAGGCTCAGCATTTAAAAATGCTGGTGGTGGTGTGAGTTCATGGATTCAAGAAACTTTAGGACCAAAATTAGCTTACTATGCTGGATGGACTTATTGGGTTGTTCATATGCCTTATATTGCTTCTAAAGCATCAGGTGGGCTAAAAGCTTTAAGTTGGGTATTGTTCCAAAATTCATCTTTTTATGATTCTTTGGATATTCGCCTAGTCCAAATTATTACCCTGGTAGTATTTTTAGTATTTGCCTGGGTAGCATCACGGGGGTTAAATCCATTAAAATCATTGGCGACTATTGCTGGATCGTCGATGTTTGTAATGTCAATTTTATTTATTATCTTAATGATGGCAGCACCGGCTTTAAATCCTAATGGAGGATATCAAACTATTGATTGGAGTTTTAAAAATTTAATTCCATCGTTTAGGTTAGAATATTTTACTTCATTATCGATATTAGTATTTGCCGTAGGTGGATGTGAAAAAATTTCACCATATGTAAATAAAGTAGAAAATCCTTCAAAAGGATTTCCTAAGGGGATGATTGCATTGGCAATCATGGTAATTATTTGTGCCATTTTGGGTACAATTTCAATGGGAATGATGTTTAATGTTGCTGAAATTAATGCTAATTTTGATTCATATGTAGCTAATGGAGCATATTGGTCATTCCAAAAATTAGGAGAGTATTATGGTATTGGTAATACCTTCTTAATTGTTTATGCAGTATGTAATATGGTCGGGCAATTATCAACTTTGGTAATTTCTATCGATGCGCCACTTAGAATGTTATTAGACAATGAAAATGCGCGTCAATTTATTCCTGCAAAATTATTAAAGAAAAATGACAAAGGCGCATATACCAATGGAATTTTGTTGGTAGTAGCAATTGTTACACCATTAATTTTAATTCCGGCGTTAGGAATAGGAAGTGTTACGGCATTTTTAAAATTCTTGACCCAACTAAATTCAGTTTGTATGCCACTGCGTTATTTATGGGTGTTTATTGCATATATTGCATTGCGTAAAGCAATTGATAAATTTCCAGCAGAATATCGCTTTACTAAAAGTCAATTTTTTGCGAAATTTTTTGGATGGTGGTGTTTTATTGTCACTGCAGCTTGTTGTGCTTTAGGAATGTTTAAAGGAAGTGCATTTGAAATCGCAATGAATATTATTACCCCAATTATTTTAGTTGGATTAGGAGCAATTATGCCTGCTCTAGCTAAACGTGGTAAGACAAGTCAATAG
- a CDS encoding 4Fe-4S dicluster domain-containing protein, with translation MPCTACRYCTDGCPMKISIPDLFGCYNDKKIFNDWNSDYYYGVHTKTSGKASTCIGCQQCEHICPQHLPIIKYLKEVAETFE, from the coding sequence ATTCCTTGTACCGCTTGTCGTTATTGTACAGACGGCTGCCCGATGAAAATTTCAATTCCTGACTTATTTGGCTGTTATAATGATAAAAAAATATTTAATGACTGGAATAGTGATTATTATTATGGAGTTCACACAAAAACTAGTGGCAAGGCATCTACTTGTATTGGATGTCAACAATGCGAACATATTTGTCCGCAGCATCTGCCAATTATTAAATATTTAAAAGAAGTCGCTGAAACATTTGAGTAA
- the hydG gene encoding [FeFe] hydrogenase H-cluster radical SAM maturase HydG has protein sequence MYNVKSNKAEEFIDDQEILETIAYAKENKDNRELIFSLIERAKDCKGLTHREAMLLLECEIPEAIDEMEKVAKMIKQKLYGNRIVMFAPLYLSNYCVNGCVYCPYHLKNKHIARKKLTQEEIKKEVIALQNMGHKRLALETGEDPINNPIEYVLESIKTIYGIKHINGAIRRVNVNIAATTVENYKKLKEAGIGTYILFQETYNKKNYEALHPTGPKHDYAYHTEAMDRAMDGGIDDVGIGVLFGLEMYRYDFVGLLMHAEHLEAAKGVGPHTISVPRICPADDIDKSDFSNAISDKIFEKIVMIIRMAVPYTGMIISTRESKRVRERVLELGISQISGGSKTSVGGYDEPETEEDTTSAQFDISDNRTLDEVVKWLCELNYIPSFCTACYREGRTGDRFMQLCKSGQISNCCHPNALMTLKEYSQDYAGDDTKLKADNLIMKELDNITSDKVRKICQERLTMIEDGKRDFRF, from the coding sequence ATGTATAATGTAAAATCTAATAAGGCTGAAGAATTTATTGATGATCAAGAAATACTGGAAACAATTGCATATGCTAAAGAAAATAAAGATAATCGAGAATTAATCTTTTCTTTAATTGAGCGTGCTAAAGACTGTAAAGGATTAACGCACCGTGAAGCAATGCTGTTATTGGAGTGTGAAATTCCTGAAGCAATTGATGAAATGGAAAAAGTTGCTAAAATGATTAAGCAAAAATTATATGGTAATAGAATTGTAATGTTTGCACCTTTATACTTATCAAATTATTGCGTTAATGGTTGTGTCTATTGTCCTTATCATTTAAAAAATAAGCATATTGCAAGAAAAAAATTAACTCAAGAAGAAATAAAAAAAGAAGTCATCGCACTTCAAAATATGGGGCATAAGCGTTTAGCATTAGAAACAGGAGAGGATCCAATCAATAATCCAATTGAATATGTATTGGAAAGCATTAAAACTATATATGGGATCAAACATATAAATGGAGCAATTAGGCGGGTTAATGTTAATATTGCTGCAACAACAGTTGAAAACTATAAAAAGCTAAAAGAGGCTGGGATAGGAACTTATATTCTTTTCCAAGAAACATATAATAAGAAAAATTATGAAGCACTGCATCCAACGGGACCAAAACATGATTATGCTTATCATACTGAAGCAATGGATCGGGCTATGGATGGTGGAATTGATGATGTCGGTATTGGGGTTTTATTTGGGCTAGAAATGTATCGATATGATTTTGTGGGTTTATTGATGCATGCCGAACATTTAGAGGCCGCAAAAGGAGTTGGACCACATACGATTAGTGTTCCGAGAATTTGTCCAGCAGATGATATTGATAAATCAGACTTTAGTAATGCTATCAGCGATAAAATTTTTGAAAAGATTGTAATGATCATCAGAATGGCAGTACCATATACGGGAATGATTATTTCAACACGTGAATCTAAACGGGTTCGAGAAAGAGTGTTAGAGTTAGGTATTTCACAAATTAGTGGTGGCTCTAAGACAAGTGTTGGCGGTTATGATGAACCTGAAACTGAAGAAGATACTACTTCTGCACAATTTGATATTAGTGATAATAGAACTTTAGATGAGGTTGTTAAGTGGTTATGTGAATTAAATTATATTCCAAGTTTTTGTACTGCTTGTTATCGCGAAGGAAGAACGGGAGATCGTTTTATGCAATTATGTAAATCTGGTCAAATCTCGAATTGTTGTCATCCTAATGCTTTGATGACATTAAAGGAATATAGTCAAGATTATGCCGGTGATGATACTAAGTTAAAAGCTGATAATTTAATTATGAAGGAATTAGATAATATCACTAGTGATAAAGTTAGAAAAATTTGTCAAGAACGTCTTACGATGATTGAAGACGGGAAACGTGATTTCAGGTTCTAA
- a CDS encoding cell wall hydrolase has translation MSSRIAYNSKEVELLARLIKAEALGEGQEGMLLVGNVVVNRVAAVCDVFKNVVTITEAIYQKNAFAGVGTDLFNGPVNTKEKELALKTIKGYRNAPATYALWFKNPGDNVTCPKTFYGEFSGRFKNHCFYNPGPNLVCEI, from the coding sequence ATGAGCTCAAGGATTGCTTACAACAGTAAGGAAGTAGAATTACTAGCACGGTTGATCAAGGCTGAAGCATTAGGCGAAGGTCAAGAAGGAATGCTGTTAGTTGGGAATGTTGTCGTTAATAGAGTTGCTGCAGTTTGTGATGTATTTAAAAATGTTGTTACTATTACGGAAGCAATTTATCAGAAAAATGCTTTTGCTGGAGTTGGAACAGATTTATTTAATGGACCTGTTAATACCAAAGAAAAAGAACTAGCGCTTAAAACAATTAAAGGTTATCGGAATGCTCCAGCAACATATGCGTTATGGTTCAAAAACCCTGGGGATAATGTTACTTGCCCAAAAACATTTTATGGAGAATTTTCGGGTCGATTTAAGAATCATTGTTTTTATAATCCCGGACCAAATTTAGTATGTGAAATCTAA
- the hydE gene encoding [FeFe] hydrogenase H-cluster radical SAM maturase HydE, which translates to MSNIDLINKLHQEGALDFDEFKRLLKTFDQNDFDYAKKIAAKITEQIFKNKIYIRGLIEISSYCKNDCYYCGLRRSNKLALRYRLNLEEILLCCKEGYRLGFRTFVLQGGEDEYYQDERMVEIIEKIKELYPDCAITLSLGEKSKETYQKYFNAGADRYLLRHETYNREHYYQLHPHEMSFDNRIDCLLNLKAIGFQTGCGFMVGSYHQDIDCLVNDLLFIKELKPEMVGIGPYLVHQNTPFKNQPNGDLKLTLFLLSLIRIMTKDVLLPATTALATLDSNGRLEGINHGCNVVMPNLSPQEVRKKYSLYDGKAASGQEASEGLKELIDTLKTAGYEVVYERGDYCKFDYEG; encoded by the coding sequence ATGAGTAATATTGATTTAATTAACAAGCTTCATCAAGAAGGCGCATTGGATTTTGATGAGTTTAAAAGATTATTAAAAACATTTGATCAAAACGATTTTGATTACGCTAAGAAGATTGCTGCGAAAATCACTGAACAAATATTTAAAAATAAGATCTATATTCGGGGATTAATTGAAATCAGCAGTTATTGTAAAAATGATTGTTATTATTGTGGATTACGTCGCAGTAATAAATTAGCATTACGCTATCGGCTAAATTTAGAAGAAATATTATTATGCTGCAAAGAAGGTTATCGCTTAGGCTTTCGAACATTTGTTTTACAAGGTGGAGAAGACGAATATTACCAAGATGAACGAATGGTAGAAATTATTGAGAAAATAAAAGAATTATATCCTGATTGTGCAATTACGCTATCGTTAGGAGAAAAAAGTAAAGAAACTTATCAAAAGTATTTTAATGCAGGTGCTGATCGTTATTTGCTTCGTCATGAAACTTATAATAGAGAGCATTACTATCAGCTTCATCCTCATGAGATGTCATTTGATAATCGAATTGACTGTCTTTTGAATTTAAAAGCAATTGGGTTTCAAACAGGATGTGGATTTATGGTAGGAAGTTATCATCAGGATATTGATTGTCTGGTTAATGATTTATTGTTTATTAAAGAGCTAAAGCCGGAAATGGTAGGGATTGGACCATATTTAGTGCATCAAAATACGCCTTTTAAAAACCAACCAAATGGTGATTTAAAACTTACTCTTTTTTTATTAAGTTTGATTAGAATTATGACAAAGGATGTTCTATTGCCTGCAACAACTGCTTTAGCAACTTTAGATTCTAATGGGCGCTTAGAGGGAATTAACCATGGTTGTAATGTTGTGATGCCTAATTTATCACCTCAGGAGGTAAGAAAAAAATACTCGTTATATGATGGAAAAGCAGCGAGTGGACAAGAAGCGAGTGAAGGATTAAAAGAATTAATTGATACGCTAAAGACGGCGGGATATGAAGTTGTATATGAGCGTGGAGATTATTGTAAATTTGATTACGAGGGTTAG
- a CDS encoding LysR family transcriptional regulator has translation MELRVLKYFITVAREESISAAADYLHMTQPTLSRQLKDLENELGKQLLIRGNRRITLTDDGILFRKRAEEIIDLVNKTEAEMTSDNETISGDIYIGGGETEGMRLITKAIKETQKIHPEIKFHLYSGNAQDVTEKLDKGLLDFGILIEPTNFSKYDFIKLPYTDCWGVLMKKDAFLASKEYINPQDLKDLPLICSNQDLVRNELSGWLKDDFDKLNIVATYNLIYNASLLVDEGSGYALTLDKLINTYNSTLCFKPLEPKLEVGLDLVWKKYQIFSKAADFFLKKVIELI, from the coding sequence ATGGAACTTAGAGTTCTAAAATATTTTATTACTGTAGCTCGTGAAGAAAGTATTTCTGCTGCAGCTGATTATTTACATATGACCCAACCAACCCTGTCAAGACAATTAAAAGATCTTGAAAATGAACTTGGTAAGCAGTTACTAATTAGAGGTAATCGTCGGATTACCTTGACAGATGATGGAATTCTCTTTAGAAAAAGAGCCGAAGAAATTATTGACTTAGTTAATAAAACTGAAGCAGAAATGACTTCTGATAATGAAACTATTAGTGGTGATATTTATATTGGTGGTGGTGAAACAGAAGGAATGCGATTAATAACGAAAGCGATTAAAGAAACGCAAAAAATTCATCCAGAAATCAAATTTCATCTCTATAGTGGAAATGCCCAAGATGTGACTGAAAAACTTGATAAAGGTCTATTAGATTTTGGAATTTTAATTGAGCCGACTAATTTTTCAAAATATGATTTTATTAAGCTCCCTTATACCGATTGCTGGGGTGTATTGATGAAAAAAGACGCTTTTCTAGCATCCAAAGAATATATCAACCCCCAGGATTTAAAAGACCTGCCACTAATTTGTTCTAACCAAGACCTTGTTCGAAATGAACTTTCAGGGTGGCTAAAAGATGATTTTGACAAATTAAATATTGTCGCTACTTATAATCTAATCTACAATGCTTCATTATTAGTTGATGAAGGTTCTGGATATGCCTTAACACTTGATAAATTAATTAATACATACAATAGTACATTATGTTTTAAACCATTAGAGCCAAAGCTTGAAGTTGGACTAGATCTTGTTTGGAAAAAATATCAAATTTTTTCCAAAGCTGCAGATTTCTTTTTAAAAAAAGTAATTGAACTTATCTAA
- the hydF gene encoding [FeFe] hydrogenase H-cluster maturation GTPase HydF gives MAGLNKTPGANRLHIGFFGKRNSGKSALINAFVNQEVSIVSSEPGTTTDPVYKAMEIDGLGPCLLVDTAGFDDIGTLGQLRNDKTKKASEKIDIAIILFNDRKICQELDWYHYFKEKHIPTILVISKADLQRNDNLLKKITEATSETPLLISSLTKQGIKELQEKLLEKVPADFEKESITGELAKKGDLILLVMPQDIQAPKGRLILPQVQVMRELLDKGCQIMAVTTEQLKSALQKLNQAPDLVITDSQVFKYVYENISSESKLTSFSVLMAGYKGDLNYYAKSVEILERLNGDSTVLIAECCSHAPLSEDIGRVKIPRMLKKKFPGIGVEIVSGTDFPDDLTKYDLIITCGGCMFNRRYIMTRVNQAKGQMIPMTNYGIFIAYVNGILDKVIY, from the coding sequence ATGGCAGGGTTAAATAAAACACCAGGAGCTAATCGGCTCCATATTGGTTTTTTTGGAAAACGTAATAGTGGCAAATCGGCATTGATCAACGCCTTTGTTAATCAAGAAGTTTCAATTGTCTCAAGTGAACCGGGAACAACTACTGATCCTGTCTATAAGGCGATGGAAATTGATGGTTTGGGACCATGCTTGTTAGTTGATACTGCAGGTTTTGATGATATTGGGACTCTAGGGCAATTGCGAAACGATAAGACAAAAAAAGCTAGTGAAAAGATTGATATTGCAATCATTCTTTTTAATGATAGAAAGATTTGTCAAGAATTAGACTGGTATCATTATTTTAAAGAGAAGCATATTCCTACGATATTAGTAATAAGTAAAGCTGATTTACAAAGGAATGATAATCTTCTAAAGAAAATTACTGAAGCAACTAGTGAAACACCATTACTGATTAGTTCGTTAACGAAGCAAGGAATAAAAGAGTTACAAGAAAAATTGCTTGAAAAGGTACCGGCTGATTTTGAAAAAGAAAGCATTACAGGTGAATTAGCAAAAAAAGGTGATCTTATACTATTAGTAATGCCACAAGATATTCAAGCTCCCAAAGGCAGATTAATTTTACCCCAAGTTCAGGTAATGCGTGAATTGCTTGATAAAGGTTGTCAAATTATGGCTGTAACAACGGAACAACTAAAATCAGCTTTACAAAAATTAAATCAAGCCCCTGATCTTGTTATTACAGATTCACAAGTATTTAAATATGTTTATGAAAATATTTCTTCAGAAAGCAAATTGACATCATTTTCTGTTTTAATGGCAGGTTATAAGGGAGATTTAAATTATTATGCTAAAAGTGTTGAAATCTTAGAACGGCTGAATGGTGATTCGACAGTTTTAATTGCAGAATGTTGTAGTCATGCACCATTAAGTGAAGATATTGGACGGGTTAAAATTCCTCGAATGTTAAAGAAAAAATTTCCTGGAATTGGTGTTGAAATTGTTAGTGGAACAGATTTTCCAGATGATTTAACCAAGTACGATTTAATTATTACTTGTGGTGGCTGTATGTTTAATCGCCGGTATATTATGACAAGAGTTAATCAGGCAAAAGGGCAAATGATTCCGATGACAAATTATGGCATTTTTATTGCATATGTAAATGGAATCTTGGATAAAGTTATATATTAA
- a CDS encoding metallophosphoesterase: MLEAQHIKIKVVGEYRCIVISDIHSHLDRFKALLKKVDYRYDDYLIILGDFIEKGTQALETVRFLQELQAKSERVYVILGNCEYALEEMVDNPKYANQIVHYLNRIGKGGMIRQALEKLNIDIKKENPEVMQVKIKQFLRPYFQYFKTLPTILEFNNFIFVHAGIENRKDWQNSSTSSLIEMRTFYQTGHCLDKYVVVGHLPTSNQYANAINNDIIIDKQKRIISIDGGTGVKSISQLNALIITGDGDRFKLSKEYIQPLPLYQAVVDVNVEKQVVNKVAWPNFEVEVLKQGKLFSTCKQIKTGKIFKIKNEFLYLNNQKYYCLDDYVDYLIPLEKGEVIKLVGIYGPYAYVIKDNEIGWVKYRYLKKVN, encoded by the coding sequence ATGTTGGAGGCACAGCATATAAAAATAAAAGTAGTAGGAGAATATCGCTGTATTGTAATCAGTGATATTCACTCTCACTTAGATCGATTTAAAGCACTGCTAAAAAAGGTTGATTATCGATACGATGATTACTTGATTATTTTAGGTGACTTTATTGAAAAAGGTACGCAAGCTTTAGAAACTGTTAGATTTTTACAAGAACTTCAGGCAAAAAGTGAGCGCGTATATGTGATTCTTGGTAATTGTGAATATGCGTTAGAAGAAATGGTAGATAATCCTAAATATGCTAACCAAATAGTTCACTATTTAAATCGTATTGGTAAAGGCGGAATGATTCGACAAGCTCTAGAAAAATTGAATATAGACATAAAAAAAGAAAATCCTGAAGTAATGCAGGTAAAAATAAAACAGTTTTTGCGGCCATATTTTCAATATTTTAAAACTTTACCAACAATACTAGAATTCAATAATTTTATTTTTGTTCATGCAGGAATTGAAAATCGAAAAGACTGGCAAAATTCATCTACTTCATCGCTTATTGAAATGCGAACGTTTTATCAAACTGGTCACTGTTTAGATAAATATGTTGTGGTTGGACATTTACCGACATCAAATCAATATGCTAATGCAATCAATAATGATATTATCATTGATAAGCAAAAGCGTATTATTAGTATTGATGGGGGAACTGGGGTAAAATCTATTAGTCAATTAAATGCATTAATAATTACTGGTGATGGCGATAGATTTAAGTTATCAAAAGAATATATACAGCCGTTACCGTTATATCAGGCAGTAGTTGATGTTAATGTAGAAAAACAAGTTGTCAATAAAGTGGCATGGCCTAATTTTGAAGTCGAGGTGCTTAAGCAGGGAAAATTATTTTCAACCTGCAAACAAATTAAAACAGGTAAGATTTTTAAGATCAAGAATGAATTTTTGTATTTAAATAATCAAAAATATTATTGTTTGGATGACTATGTTGATTATTTGATTCCTTTGGAAAAAGGTGAGGTAATTAAATTAGTGGGAATATACGGTCCTTATGCTTATGTGATCAAAGATAACGAAATAGGATGGGTTAAATATCGTTATTTAAAAAAAGTAAATTAG
- a CDS encoding nitroreductase family protein produces MLKEIEQRQSIRKYLNKPVEPEKILELLKAAMNAPTARNTQEWKFKVITNSQALNDMTKLSPYTTMMKEAPCAILVIADLNKAISPEYGLINCSAAIENLLIEAVNQGLGCCWCGIAPVSERIEGFKNYYNLADNEYPVGVVAIGYSNETKPLIDRFDSKNISYFK; encoded by the coding sequence ATGTTAAAAGAAATTGAACAACGTCAAAGCATTAGAAAGTATTTGAACAAACCAGTTGAACCTGAAAAAATCTTAGAACTTTTAAAAGCAGCAATGAACGCGCCGACAGCCCGTAATACACAAGAATGGAAATTTAAAGTTATTACAAATTCTCAAGCACTAAATGATATGACGAAATTATCACCATATACAACAATGATGAAAGAAGCTCCTTGTGCTATTCTCGTAATAGCTGATTTAAATAAAGCTATTTCACCTGAATATGGTCTAATCAATTGTAGTGCAGCAATTGAAAACCTTTTAATTGAAGCAGTCAATCAAGGGCTTGGTTGCTGCTGGTGTGGAATCGCTCCAGTTTCGGAAAGAATTGAAGGTTTTAAAAACTATTACAATCTAGCTGATAATGAATATCCCGTTGGTGTTGTAGCTATTGGTTACAGTAATGAAACAAAGCCACTGATTGATCGCTTTGATTCTAAAAATATTAGCTATTTTAAATAG
- a CDS encoding spore coat protein GerQ has translation MNYFEDLNPYFVRQDPDAEVNPDGTLIPPKNPNPAAVPQIYMGNIIRLNIGKLGTFYFTYSDSEKWRDEVFVGIVEDAGRDYFIIKDVNSEDRFLLPLVYFLWARFKGAISFTVPPQ, from the coding sequence ATGAATTATTTTGAAGATTTAAATCCTTATTTTGTTAGACAGGATCCAGATGCTGAAGTGAATCCTGACGGTACACTGATACCGCCTAAAAACCCTAATCCGGCAGCTGTACCACAAATATATATGGGAAATATCATTCGTTTGAATATCGGTAAGCTTGGGACTTTTTATTTCACTTATAGTGATAGTGAGAAATGGCGAGATGAAGTTTTTGTTGGTATAGTTGAGGATGCAGGTCGAGACTATTTTATTATTAAAGATGTAAATAGTGAAGATCGGTTTTTATTACCGTTAGTATATTTTTTATGGGCTCGATTTAAGGGCGCAATCTCGTTTACGGTACCGCCACAATAA